In Nocardia yunnanensis, one DNA window encodes the following:
- the ypfJ gene encoding KPN_02809 family neutral zinc metallopeptidase produces MTFNEGLQIDPNRASGGGPGMGGGLVLGGGALGIIVLIASLLLGGDPGSILGQFTGADSNSKSGATTLPSHCKTGADANKYVDCRVILTAQSLDAIWGTELPKQTSRQYTVPKLNLFSGAVSTGCGRASSAVGPFYCPADQTVYIDTSFFQELVDRFGSSGGPLAQEYVVAHEFGHHIQNLLGDINRAQRDPQGPTSGAVRTELQADCYAGVWAYYADKLPAPGSSDPFLKKLTDNDVRDALSAASAVGDDRIQQASTGRVNPEAWTHGSSDERQKWFLSGYKTGQVKSCDTFSAADLSNPPGLR; encoded by the coding sequence ATGACCTTCAACGAGGGCCTGCAAATCGACCCGAACCGGGCGAGTGGCGGCGGACCGGGTATGGGCGGTGGACTGGTTCTCGGAGGCGGTGCGCTGGGCATCATCGTATTGATCGCGAGCCTGCTGCTCGGCGGCGATCCCGGCAGCATTCTGGGCCAGTTCACCGGAGCGGACAGCAATTCGAAGTCGGGCGCCACGACGCTGCCCTCGCACTGCAAGACCGGCGCGGACGCCAACAAGTACGTCGACTGCCGCGTCATCCTCACCGCCCAGAGCCTCGACGCCATCTGGGGCACCGAACTGCCCAAGCAGACCAGCCGCCAGTACACGGTGCCGAAACTCAACCTGTTCTCCGGCGCGGTGAGCACCGGCTGCGGCCGCGCCTCCTCCGCGGTCGGCCCGTTCTACTGCCCCGCCGACCAGACCGTCTACATCGACACCAGCTTCTTTCAGGAACTGGTCGACCGCTTCGGGTCCAGCGGCGGCCCGCTGGCGCAGGAGTACGTGGTCGCCCACGAGTTCGGCCACCACATCCAGAACCTGCTCGGCGATATCAACCGCGCCCAGCGCGATCCGCAGGGTCCAACCTCCGGGGCGGTCCGCACCGAACTTCAGGCCGACTGCTACGCCGGGGTCTGGGCCTACTACGCCGACAAGCTGCCCGCCCCCGGTTCCAGCGACCCGTTCCTGAAGAAGCTGACCGACAACGACGTTCGCGACGCCCTCTCCGCGGCCTCCGCCGTCGGCGACGATCGCATCCAGCAGGCGTCCACCGGCCGGGTCAATCCCGAAGCGTGGACCCACGGTTCCTCCGACGAACGCCAGAAGTGGTTCCTCTCCGGTTACAAGACCGGTCAGGTCAAGTCCTGCGACACCTTCTCCGCCGCCGATCTGAGCAACCCGCCCGGTCTCCGCTGA